AGCCTTGCAAAGCTTACTCCTAATCATTAAATTAAACTATAAAACATAATTTTGATTAATATCATGAGTTACAAGTTGAATTACATTCAGGCACTAAGCGTAAACTCCTGGCAGGATACTATAGAGGAGACTTTCTTAGAAAATCTCAAAAAAGTTGACTTTCAAGCAATATTTTTAAGGTTAACAAAATCTCATAAAGGTAAATATTTGAGTGTAGAAGAAGCATTGTTTTCATTGCAGAAATATGGACTATTTCTATTTTTAATACAAAAATATCAATTTAAAAGGATGGTTCCTAATCAAGAAATTGATGCAGTTTTACACGCACATCTATCTAATGGTCATCAGTTTGAAAGAGAGTGCCAACATCTCTTTAGTGCTTCTCTCAAACACCTTCCAGAATTCGGAGTTAGAGGGGAAGATGAACGCTTGGAATGGCAATCAGCTTTTGCTAAAACTCAGGAATTATTCGAGCTAAATTATGGGGAAGGTACTATGGGATGTTCCGCAGCCGCCTGTTGTGAAATTCTTTTAAGTTTCTAGATACAGCAGAATTCAAAATTAAGGAGTCAGAATTCAGCATTCAGAATGAAAACAGGCTTTCTACCTGACCTCTCTAAGAGGATGTTTTAAAAGTATTATTGCTAACACAAAATCTCCTAAACCTAACCCCCCTAGCCCCCCTTCCCTACAAGGGAATGGGGGTTTCAAAAAGCCTCTCTCCGTTTCGGGGAGAGGTTTGGAGAGGGGTTTCTAGTATACTTTAAGGCTTTCCAAACATTCTTTAAGAAATTGCGTATCTTACATTTCTGACTCTAGCAGTTGCAGCAAACTTTGTGTTTCCTCTACTTCCGGTAGCATCCCCAGTTTCTCAAAATTATCTAATGCTTTAGTTGCCCAACGACGAGCATCAACTAAATGACCTTGTGCGTTTGCAAGCGAAGATAATGAGCGTTGACAAAATGCAATGCGGCTTTTGTCAACATTCGCTTCAGCTACCCGCAGTCCCTCTGTTAAGAGTCGTTCGGCTTCATCTAATCTTTCTTGTTTGATGGCAATATCAGCTAACCAATTTTGTGTACAGAAGATGGCACGTATCCAATCAATTACTTGTGCAAGTTCAAGAGTTGCTTGAAAAATTCTTTTAGCTTCCTCGTATTTTCCATTCTTAAATAAAATTTCACCTTGATAATATTGAATTTGTACTAATTGCCGCGATCGCATCTGTGGATCTAATTCTGTTTGATCTAGTAATTCTATTGCTTGAGTCAGCCAAGTCTGCGCCTCATCAAACCTTTGCTGTTGAATGCGTAAAACTGCTATATTTCTTGCCAAGGCCAACATAAATAAAGCTTCTTGATGATGACGCAACTCCCAAGCCTTGGTAAATAGTTCGTCTGCTTCTTCTAACTGCTTGGGTTTTCCCATTGAGGTGAGCGTCCAAGCACGATTTACCATCACTTTGGCAGTAACTGACCAGTCGCCACGTTGTTCTGCTGCTTGAATAAGCCATGCTGTCCAAGCCAGGCGATCGTCCCAGTATCGCAGGCGACTTTCTCGCCTACCCATAATCTGGGTGTATGCCTTAAGATTTTGCCAAAAGTTCAACATCTCGGCGTATCGACTCTCAACCATACACCACTCAATCGCAGCTTGTAAATTTTGCCATTCCTCCTCCAAACCATCGAACTGTCCTTGCCATCCTTTAGCATCTTGTCCAGCATAGCTTTGAGAAAAGCTCATGTACCAAGCAATCCACCGCTCTCTTGCTTCCCGTTCAAAGTCAGGGTGAGATTTGAGTTCAGCCAGAGCATACTCGCGAGTCAGTGGTAGCATAGTATACCGATTATTATCTTGTCTAACTAAAGAAAGTCCTCGCAATCGAGCTAAGTCTGCATTTGTTGTACTTTGGTTAACTTCTGGGATTGCAACTTGTACAAGAGCATCTCGCAAAGCTGGCATTGGAAATAGCGCTAGTGCAATAAGTAACTTGTGTGCTGATTGTCCTGTAAGTGGTTTAACAGAACTTTCAAAGCAAAAACGGGCAACATCTCCTGTAGACTGAGACACTCCTCCCAATACTTCCTTGATAGGGTAGCCGTTAGCTAGTTGACCAATTGCATAGCTGATAGCTACGGGAATACCTCCCGTAACTTTGTAAAGGGCTTGACTATCTTGATTGCTAAGAGAAACTCCTTTTTCTTGAGCTTCGTGTTTAATTAAACAAAGTCCATCTGACTCTGGCATTGATGTTAAACGTACGGGTACAAACAAAATTTGTTCACGGGTGGTAATGACTGCTTTGACAGTTGGTGGCAACTCATACAAAAATGCCAAAATATCCTGCTGATTTTCCACTGTCTCCAGATTGTCCACAATCAGCAATGTGCGCTGACAGGAGAGAGCATCTTTAATTAAATCTAATTGTTCTTCAAAACTCACCCCTGTAATATCTAACTCATCCAATAGGCGTGCAATCTGACGGAAAATATCTTGTAAAGTTCTTCTGGGAGCTAAACTTGGCAATAAACCAAAGGGCATGAGATAAGACAATTTAGCTGAAGTAAAAATAATAGTATCGAAGGTAGGCACACCTAAAAAAGCTTCATTGTTATAACTGGCGTGCAGACAGCGATATGCTGCTTCTAGAACAAGAGTTGTTTTGCCTACGCCACCAATACCATCGACACTAACCAAATGTGCAGAATGCCTGGGTGAAATTAACTCCAGAAGCCGAGCAATTTCCTCTTCCCGACCAATAAATGTATTGCAACTAGGAGCAGGTAAGTTGTGACGTAGCCGTTTGGGGAAAATAGGCGGTGTAACTAAAGGCAGCTCAACGGCTGTAATAGTTTCAGCATAATTATTACTGTTATAGTTTGGCTCTTTTAATAATTTTTCTAACACTAACTTTACTTTATTAAGACGTATTTTTTCCCCTGTAGCTTCTGATAATAACTCCCACAATTTTGGGCAAAATACTCGCTGCACAGTGCCGTCAGAGTATCCAGTAACCCGAATATCTTTCAGCTTCTTCTGGGCAAAAACTTGCTCCAGGATAAACTTTTGGACATCTGTCAAAGGTATCCCTGACTTGGAAATAACTAGAGAATTTGCCACTCTTATGAGTTCTGATATCTTTTCATTGCCCATCTGTCTGCTGGAAATAATTCTTTGTAGTGAGCTTAACTTAATTTTAAGGAAAAATTATATCTTAAACAAATTAAGTAGGCAAATTGAAGATGTTGAATATTTTGAATTTAATAGTTGAAGATATGACTGAAATTCAAGCTATAAATTGAATGCTTTTCCTGATAATTTATGATTGAAGTCTCAAAATCCAAGCATGGAAATTTAATTTTTTCAAGCAAAAGAATATTGAAAATTGCAAAAAATTAAATTTAAGGCTTTTGACAAAATAATTTTTGCATGGAGAAAAATATGTTTAGTTTTCTCAGAAGTTATCTGAGCTTAGTTTCTGTTATCTTAATTTCAATGTCTGTGTTAACTTCGCTTAGGGTGAAAGCTGAAGATTCACCAGGAGTTGTAACAACTAACAACAGTACTGATTCTTCTGAAGAAGTTAGCCAATATGCTCAACTGGATTCTACACCAATCACTTCAGTTTCTCAGCTTTCTGACGTGCAATCGAATGACTGGGCATTTCAAGCATTACAGTCTTTAGTTGAGCGTTATAGATGTATAGGTGGATATCCTGACGGCAGTTTCAAAGGCGATCGCACCATGACTCGCTTTGAGTTTGCTAGCGCATTAAACACCTGCTTAGACAGAGTTAACCAAGGAATTACTACTACCACAGACATGGTTACCAAAGAAGATTTGGTGACTTTACAAAAGCTACAAGAGGAATTCAAAACAGAACTCGCAACCTTGCGAGGTAGAGTTGATGCTGTGGAAGCACGTACTGAACAGCTAGAGAAACAACAATTTTCTCCCACTACAAAGCTCAATGGTCAGTTAATATTTGCTGCTGTAGATGCTTTTGGAAATGCTAGCCGTAGTGGAAATAGAGATAATAGCAACCTGACATTTGCTAATCGGTTGCGTCTGAATTTTAAAACCAGCTTTAGCGGAAAAGATGAGCTACTTGTAAGACTTCAAGCAAGTAATGTAATTAATGCGATCGCACCTGGAAATGATACTCGTTTAAGTTTTCAATCTGGTAGTAATAACAATAATGATGTTTTACTCAGTAAACTGCAATATCGGTTTCCTGTAGGCGATCAACTGAGTGTTTTGATTGCTACAGGCTTTAATACTTACTTCGATGATTGGGAAGTAGTTAACCCTTTAAAAAGTGATGCAGATGCTACTATTTCTCGCTTTGGTCGATACAATCCTATTTACCGTTTGGGTGGAGATACGGGTGTAGGTGTAACTTATAAGCCGAATGGAAATATCAAAGCAGAGATAGCTTATCTAGGGAAAAATACTAACAACCCTGGTAGCGGCTTGTTTAACGGTGGTTATGGTGCATTGGGGCAGATTATATTTTATCCAGATAACAAAGATACAACTACCAAAATTGCGTTCACCTACATCAATGCTTACAACATCGATGGCTTAGGGCATAACACTGGCAGTTTAGCTTCAAACTTGGGAGGGAGAAAAGTTTCTTCTAATTCTTATGGTATTGAAACGAATGTCAAAATTAGTGATAATTTTCAATTAGGTGGATGGGTAGGCTATACCGATGCGCGATCGCTGAGTGGAGAAGTCAAAGGCGATGCTGATATCTGGAACTGGGCTGTTACCTTAGCCTTTCCTAATTTGGGTAAAAAAGGTAATTTGGGAGGAATTATCATCGGGATGCAGCCTAGATTGACTGGCACTTCAGCAGCCCTGTCAGACTTACCTCGTCGTGATCCAGATACCGGATTTCACATTGAAGGGTTTTATCGGTATAAAATCAACGATAGAATCAGTATTACCCCTGGTTTACTTTGGCTGACAGCACCAAATCACAGCGATCAGAATGGTGACATTTTTTTGGGAGTAGTGAGAACTACCTTCGAGATATGAACAAAAACTGGTTTGAGTTGTAAAAATACTTATTGTGGGAGAACACTGACACCTTTAATAATTCAGGTTTCTGAGACACTGAATTTTCACAAATTAAATAAGTTTTTACATAGAATTTAGCCTATTGCAAAAAAACGTTACTTTCAGGATATTGCAAAAATCTTGACTATGTTTAAGAATTATTACGTAAGTAGTACTCTTGAAGAGGTGCGTAACTGTATTAGCGATTTGAATATTGGCTAATTGACTTGTGAAGGGCGGCAGCAAATAGGACTGAAACTGGATAAGTTTACAGTCCATTCTCGTATATCAATATTTTTAATTTAATTTGAGAAAAGAAAAATTATTTAATGCTCAATAATTATGCAATTTATACGACATTACATAAAGTTTAGATAAGATAATTTGCCTATGGATAACTTTATGTATAAACGTTGCAATATAACGTTTATATAAATGAGGAAATCGCACTTCTAATCTGAACTAAGCAGTATTGTAGCAATCTTCAATTCTTCGTCAACAGTGAGAATCTCAAGTTTTCATTATCCAGTGTGTAGCTAAAGTAACGCTAAAGGTTAATAAATGGTTAATGGTAATCCCTCTATTGAAGTTTACTGCACTCGTCCAACTTGTAACAACCCTCAAAACTCTATTTTAGAGACATCTTTCACTTCTAGTTCTACAACGGAAATACGTTGCTCTCATTGCGGAATGCCTTTGATTTTAGGTGGGCATTTCTTACCATTAAAGTTATTAGTACCAGATGAAGAAGGAGGTGCGTTTGGTAGAACTTTTGAAGCAGAGGATATTAGCTTTCCGCACAAACCAAAGCGTGTAATCAAACAGTTACATCCTAGAATTCCTCCTGGCCGCTTACAACTGAGTCCAGCAGAGCTTTTACGCATAGAAGAGTTGTTTAAGCGTGAAGCAATTATCTTAGAACAACTGCGTCATCCAAAAATCCCCAGAGCATTAGCATTTTTTTCTGTGGAAGTTGACGAAGAGACAGACAATCAGCAAAAGTTTTTTTACTTGGTACAAGATTATATTGAAG
This region of Nostoc sp. UHCC 0302 genomic DNA includes:
- a CDS encoding tetratricopeptide repeat protein is translated as MGNEKISELIRVANSLVISKSGIPLTDVQKFILEQVFAQKKLKDIRVTGYSDGTVQRVFCPKLWELLSEATGEKIRLNKVKLVLEKLLKEPNYNSNNYAETITAVELPLVTPPIFPKRLRHNLPAPSCNTFIGREEEIARLLELISPRHSAHLVSVDGIGGVGKTTLVLEAAYRCLHASYNNEAFLGVPTFDTIIFTSAKLSYLMPFGLLPSLAPRRTLQDIFRQIARLLDELDITGVSFEEQLDLIKDALSCQRTLLIVDNLETVENQQDILAFLYELPPTVKAVITTREQILFVPVRLTSMPESDGLCLIKHEAQEKGVSLSNQDSQALYKVTGGIPVAISYAIGQLANGYPIKEVLGGVSQSTGDVARFCFESSVKPLTGQSAHKLLIALALFPMPALRDALVQVAIPEVNQSTTNADLARLRGLSLVRQDNNRYTMLPLTREYALAELKSHPDFEREARERWIAWYMSFSQSYAGQDAKGWQGQFDGLEEEWQNLQAAIEWCMVESRYAEMLNFWQNLKAYTQIMGRRESRLRYWDDRLAWTAWLIQAAEQRGDWSVTAKVMVNRAWTLTSMGKPKQLEEADELFTKAWELRHHQEALFMLALARNIAVLRIQQQRFDEAQTWLTQAIELLDQTELDPQMRSRQLVQIQYYQGEILFKNGKYEEAKRIFQATLELAQVIDWIRAIFCTQNWLADIAIKQERLDEAERLLTEGLRVAEANVDKSRIAFCQRSLSSLANAQGHLVDARRWATKALDNFEKLGMLPEVEETQSLLQLLESEM
- a CDS encoding iron uptake porin → MSVLTSLRVKAEDSPGVVTTNNSTDSSEEVSQYAQLDSTPITSVSQLSDVQSNDWAFQALQSLVERYRCIGGYPDGSFKGDRTMTRFEFASALNTCLDRVNQGITTTTDMVTKEDLVTLQKLQEEFKTELATLRGRVDAVEARTEQLEKQQFSPTTKLNGQLIFAAVDAFGNASRSGNRDNSNLTFANRLRLNFKTSFSGKDELLVRLQASNVINAIAPGNDTRLSFQSGSNNNNDVLLSKLQYRFPVGDQLSVLIATGFNTYFDDWEVVNPLKSDADATISRFGRYNPIYRLGGDTGVGVTYKPNGNIKAEIAYLGKNTNNPGSGLFNGGYGALGQIIFYPDNKDTTTKIAFTYINAYNIDGLGHNTGSLASNLGGRKVSSNSYGIETNVKISDNFQLGGWVGYTDARSLSGEVKGDADIWNWAVTLAFPNLGKKGNLGGIIIGMQPRLTGTSAALSDLPRRDPDTGFHIEGFYRYKINDRISITPGLLWLTAPNHSDQNGDIFLGVVRTTFEI